In Methanobacterium sp. Maddingley MBC34, a single genomic region encodes these proteins:
- a CDS encoding inosine/xanthosine triphosphatase (PFAM: Protein of unknown function DUF84~TIGRFAM: inosine/xanthosine triphosphatase) — MKIIVGSKNPVKLQATRNVMEKIYTEMEVQAIDVDSEVPDQPLGLEVTIQGAINRAKNAFSSEFDLSVGIESGLLEVPHSITGYLDLQWCAIYDGEKTTLGVSAGFEYPPMVIEQVRGGMEVGDVMDQVTGIDKLGQKTGAVSHLSRGLLDRTGNTEQCVLMAMIPRMNEGLYFE; from the coding sequence ATGAAAATCATAGTAGGATCCAAGAACCCGGTGAAGCTCCAGGCCACTCGAAATGTGATGGAGAAAATCTACACTGAAATGGAGGTTCAAGCGATAGATGTGGATTCTGAAGTCCCGGACCAGCCCCTGGGATTAGAGGTCACCATTCAGGGGGCTATTAACAGGGCGAAAAATGCATTTTCCAGCGAATTTGATCTTTCAGTGGGCATAGAATCCGGTCTTTTAGAAGTACCCCACAGTATAACTGGTTACCTCGATTTGCAGTGGTGTGCCATTTATGATGGTGAGAAAACCACCCTTGGAGTCAGTGCAGGATTTGAATACCCACCAATGGTTATAGAACAGGTTCGGGGTGGTATGGAAGTTGGAGATGTTATGGATCAGGTCACTGGTATTGACAAGTTGGGACAGAAAACAGGTGCAGTAAGTCACCTCAGCAGGGGATTACTGGACCGTACAGGGAATACCGAGCAGTGTGTTTTGATGGCAATGATACCCCGGATGAATGAGGGACTTTACTTTGAATAA
- a CDS encoding cytidyltransferase-related enzyme (PFAM: Cytidylyltransferase~TIGRFAM: cytidyltransferase-related domain), with amino-acid sequence MTFKKYNKVAVGGTFDKFHQGHRLLINKAFQIGDHVLIGVTSDEFGGMKGEIEPCNVRMSNLNSVLKNRSNYILSKLEESYGVTVDDESIDAIVVSPETEPTAFKINQIRREKGMKPLDIITISMVLADDGKPISSTRIRRGEIDQVGTVIKRISKNL; translated from the coding sequence ATGACGTTTAAAAAATATAATAAAGTGGCAGTTGGAGGCACCTTTGATAAATTCCACCAGGGCCACCGGTTACTGATAAATAAGGCATTCCAGATTGGTGACCACGTACTGATAGGAGTCACCTCCGATGAATTTGGAGGCATGAAGGGAGAAATAGAACCCTGCAATGTAAGGATGTCCAACCTCAACTCCGTACTTAAGAACCGATCAAATTACATCTTATCTAAACTGGAAGAATCCTACGGGGTGACAGTAGATGATGAATCCATAGATGCCATTGTAGTAAGCCCTGAAACAGAGCCAACAGCATTTAAAATTAACCAGATACGCCGGGAGAAGGGAATGAAACCCCTGGACATAATAACCATAAGCATGGTCCTGGCAGATGATGGCAAACCTATATCCTCTACCCGTATACGCAGGGGTGAGATTGATCAGGTGGGAACTGTAATTAAAAGAATCTCTAAAAACCTCTAA
- a CDS encoding putative membrane protein (PFAM: Predicted membrane protein (DUF2142)) — protein MIWKFNNVKPEIVFLILCLIFGIGFLLATPHFQVPDEPEHLLKSVHLSEGQIIPEKSKVFAAFYPPIPYIASASVMFIGNLFNFSPRDLIYPGRFVNLILYALIVYLAIRLTPVHKWVFTLLALMPMTLYEAASLSADSFTIAISFLLIAIFFKLAFDDTKKEVNMNDILILFVLGLMIALSKQIYIVLLLLFFSIPLYKFENRKKMFLIIGSVSLPLILIIEGWSFLVQGAYVPISDQVSVHSQIFFILSNPIAFLQVFSNTISHNFNYYLVSFVGTFGWIDTHLDTPLPNILVYIYMIVLILGSLIDNNEFNVNLKQKLVSLVTLSLTFISIFVLEYIAWTTVGNNIIEGVYGRYFIPIAPLFFLLFYNKKFKFDNNRLSIVIICFIVFILLISLFMIIKRFYIV, from the coding sequence ATGATTTGGAAATTTAATAATGTTAAACCCGAAATAGTATTTTTAATACTCTGTCTAATCTTCGGGATTGGTTTTTTACTGGCAACTCCACATTTCCAGGTTCCAGACGAACCTGAACATCTTTTAAAATCAGTTCATCTATCTGAGGGACAAATTATACCAGAAAAATCCAAGGTTTTTGCAGCTTTTTACCCCCCAATTCCCTACATAGCATCGGCATCAGTTATGTTTATAGGAAACTTATTTAATTTTTCTCCTCGGGATTTGATATACCCTGGAAGATTTGTAAATTTGATTTTGTATGCATTAATTGTTTATCTGGCAATACGATTAACACCAGTACATAAATGGGTTTTTACATTACTTGCATTAATGCCAATGACACTCTATGAAGCTGCTTCTCTTTCAGCAGACAGTTTTACAATTGCTATTTCGTTTCTATTAATCGCAATCTTCTTTAAACTTGCCTTTGACGATACAAAGAAAGAAGTGAATATGAATGATATTTTGATTTTATTTGTCTTAGGGTTGATGATTGCACTTTCAAAACAGATCTACATTGTTTTACTGTTACTATTTTTCAGCATACCATTGTATAAGTTTGAAAACCGGAAAAAAATGTTTTTAATTATTGGTAGTGTTTCTTTACCCCTTATTCTGATTATTGAGGGTTGGAGTTTTTTGGTTCAAGGAGCATACGTACCCATATCAGATCAGGTTTCTGTTCACAGTCAAATTTTCTTTATTCTTTCCAATCCAATAGCATTTCTGCAAGTGTTTTCAAACACAATTTCACATAATTTCAACTATTACCTGGTTTCATTTGTGGGTACCTTTGGATGGATTGATACTCATCTGGATACGCCATTGCCGAATATATTAGTTTACATTTATATGATAGTATTGATCTTGGGTTCCTTAATTGATAACAATGAGTTTAATGTTAATTTAAAGCAGAAATTAGTCTCTTTAGTAACTTTATCATTGACATTTATCTCAATATTTGTTTTGGAGTATATTGCCTGGACTACTGTTGGTAATAATATAATAGAAGGGGTTTATGGTAGATATTTTATTCCCATAGCTCCCTTGTTTTTTTTACTATTTTACAATAAAAAATTTAAATTTGATAATAATCGTTTAAGTATTGTCATAATATGTTTTATTGTATTCATTTTATTGATTTCATTGTTTATGATTATAAAAAGGTTTTATATTGTATGA